Proteins encoded together in one Halorubellus sp. JP-L1 window:
- a CDS encoding DUF402 domain-containing protein — MRARVRGIYTTAVTRRLLDAGHDVVQASPPIRDRFDAAFGFAPADVAVATSADRQGVGVSGDLDAVDALREDLVGVAVDALSWEDRAPLGAVFLGLVSDELGSGAIVDLGDTEAFLPYDDADGYVEAGDVRRVQVVDAAPPWGDDRPEVAESLRVDDGLVALDRGRSGVSANVRGERATELVRTTELLQRDAPDGWGVRWQRAAADADMGSLGDALAAASERARALDDLPAGDPDDAPVRLDTDREGVATPATAWVWFGRTARFALDDDRRRVATTMPGHHRVKAGSASASDAVDFAEGVLAHATDGDWTDATGDDADADADGGELPFPAVVDAFGPRDGGTLAIEHGKPEGRRITLGRGRITDLDVDAGKLTLERDMTGGGTYDALGVAREDGDVAVTKLTEGKWWYPTVYRSADGEKKGTYVNVCTPVELFPDGARYVDLHVDVVRHADGSVERVDDDELDDAVDVGHVAPALADRARTVASSVERALR; from the coding sequence ATGAGGGCGCGCGTCCGCGGCATCTACACCACCGCCGTCACGCGCCGCCTGCTCGACGCGGGCCACGACGTCGTGCAGGCGTCCCCGCCGATCCGCGACCGCTTCGACGCCGCGTTCGGGTTCGCGCCCGCGGACGTCGCGGTGGCGACGTCCGCGGACCGCCAGGGCGTCGGCGTCTCCGGCGACCTCGACGCCGTGGACGCGCTCCGCGAGGACCTCGTCGGCGTCGCCGTGGACGCACTCTCCTGGGAGGACCGGGCACCGCTCGGGGCGGTGTTCCTCGGACTCGTCAGCGACGAACTCGGGAGCGGCGCGATCGTCGATCTCGGCGACACGGAGGCGTTCCTGCCGTACGACGACGCCGACGGCTACGTCGAAGCTGGGGACGTCCGGCGCGTCCAGGTCGTCGACGCCGCGCCGCCGTGGGGCGACGACCGCCCCGAGGTCGCCGAGTCGCTCCGCGTCGACGACGGCCTCGTCGCGCTCGACCGCGGGCGCTCGGGCGTCAGCGCGAACGTCCGCGGGGAGCGCGCGACGGAACTCGTCCGCACCACCGAACTCCTCCAGCGGGACGCGCCCGACGGCTGGGGCGTCCGCTGGCAGCGCGCCGCCGCCGACGCCGACATGGGGTCGCTCGGCGACGCGCTCGCGGCCGCAAGCGAGCGCGCTCGCGCGCTCGACGACCTCCCAGCCGGTGACCCCGACGACGCGCCCGTTCGACTCGACACCGACCGCGAGGGCGTCGCGACGCCCGCGACCGCGTGGGTGTGGTTCGGGCGGACCGCGCGGTTCGCGCTCGACGACGACCGCCGCCGGGTCGCGACGACGATGCCCGGGCACCACCGCGTGAAGGCCGGGAGCGCGAGCGCGAGCGACGCCGTCGACTTCGCCGAGGGCGTCCTCGCACACGCCACGGACGGCGACTGGACGGACGCCACCGGCGATGACGCCGACGCCGACGCCGACGGCGGCGAGCTCCCGTTCCCGGCGGTCGTCGACGCGTTCGGGCCGCGCGACGGCGGGACGCTCGCGATCGAGCACGGGAAGCCAGAGGGGCGACGCATCACGCTCGGCCGCGGCCGCATCACCGACCTCGACGTCGACGCGGGGAAGCTCACGCTCGAGCGCGACATGACCGGCGGCGGCACGTACGACGCGCTCGGCGTCGCGCGCGAGGACGGCGACGTCGCCGTCACGAAACTCACCGAAGGCAAGTGGTGGTACCCGACGGTCTACCGGAGCGCGGACGGCGAGAAGAAGGGCACGTACGTGAACGTCTGCACGCCCGTCGAGCTGTTCCCCGACGGCGCGCGGTACGTCGACCTCCACGTCGACGTCGTCAGGCACGCCGACGGGAGCGTCGAGCGCGTCGACGACGACGAACTCGACGACGCCGTCGACGTCGGCCACGTCGCGCCCGCGCTCGCCGACCGCGCCCGCACCGTCGCGAGTTCGGTCGAACGAGCACTCCGCTGA
- a CDS encoding dodecin family protein, with protein MTAVKIIKVLGTSEESWEDAAHEAVAQASESVDGISGVEIEDWTANVEDGQITEYKTTVQVAFPVHQSQE; from the coding sequence ATGACGGCAGTCAAGATCATCAAAGTGCTCGGCACCTCCGAGGAGTCCTGGGAGGACGCCGCGCACGAAGCGGTCGCACAGGCGAGCGAGAGCGTCGACGGCATCAGTGGCGTCGAGATCGAGGACTGGACGGCGAACGTCGAGGACGGCCAGATCACGGAGTACAAGACCACGGTCCAGGTCGCGTTCCCCGTCCACCAGAGCCAGGAGTGA
- the ilvA gene encoding threonine ammonia-lyase, with amino-acid sequence MIELADVEAAIERVRETSRRTPIDYSHTFSDMTGAEVHLKMENFQRTGSFKIRGATNRIMTLSEAAKEKGVVTASAGNHAQGVALAASRSGVDSKIVMPEYAPISKINATQSYGAEVVLHGQDYNDAAEKAHELEREEDRTYVHAFDDEKVMAGQGTIGLEIIEDLPEVETLVVPIGGGGLISGIATAVKGRNPDVRIVGVQAEGASSVAQSLQKGEIYERDSVDTIADGIATRRVGDMPFEVIRERVDEVVTVSDPEIAMALTYVLERGKTLVEGAGAAPLAALLFEKFDFADGETVVPAMCGGNIDLNTLTTVVMRGLVATGRYVKIKTVLRDRPGSLEDLLDVISAKKANIYAIQHDRTSRQIGMADTEVEIDLETRGHDHVEELIDAIRDAGYEVEVLV; translated from the coding sequence ATGATAGAACTCGCGGACGTGGAGGCGGCCATCGAGCGGGTGCGGGAGACGTCGCGACGCACACCCATCGACTACTCGCATACGTTCTCGGACATGACGGGCGCGGAGGTCCACCTGAAGATGGAGAACTTCCAGCGCACTGGGTCGTTCAAGATCCGCGGGGCGACGAACCGCATCATGACGCTCTCGGAGGCCGCGAAGGAGAAGGGCGTCGTCACGGCGAGCGCGGGCAACCACGCGCAGGGGGTGGCGCTCGCCGCGAGCCGATCGGGGGTCGACTCGAAGATCGTGATGCCGGAGTACGCGCCCATCTCGAAGATCAACGCCACCCAGAGCTACGGCGCGGAGGTCGTCCTCCACGGTCAGGACTACAACGACGCCGCGGAGAAGGCTCACGAGTTAGAGCGCGAGGAGGACCGGACGTACGTGCACGCGTTCGACGACGAGAAGGTGATGGCGGGCCAGGGCACCATCGGCCTGGAGATAATCGAGGACCTCCCCGAGGTCGAGACGCTCGTCGTCCCTATCGGCGGCGGGGGCCTCATCTCGGGAATCGCGACCGCGGTGAAGGGCCGGAACCCGGACGTCCGCATCGTCGGCGTGCAGGCCGAGGGGGCGTCGAGCGTCGCGCAGAGCCTCCAGAAGGGCGAGATCTACGAGCGCGACAGCGTCGACACGATCGCGGACGGCATCGCGACGCGCCGCGTCGGCGACATGCCGTTCGAGGTGATCCGCGAGCGCGTCGACGAGGTCGTCACGGTCAGCGACCCCGAGATCGCGATGGCGCTCACGTACGTGCTCGAACGCGGGAAGACGCTCGTCGAGGGCGCGGGCGCGGCACCGCTGGCGGCGCTCCTCTTCGAGAAGTTCGACTTCGCGGACGGGGAGACGGTCGTCCCCGCGATGTGCGGCGGGAACATCGACCTGAACACGCTCACGACCGTCGTCATGCGCGGCCTCGTCGCCACCGGCCGCTACGTGAAGATCAAGACCGTCCTCCGGGACCGCCCGGGGAGCCTCGAGGACCTCCTCGACGTCATCTCGGCGAAGAAGGCGAACATTTACGCGATCCAGCACGACCGGACGAGTCGCCAGATCGGGATGGCGGACACCGAGGTCGAGATCGACCTCGAGACCCGCGGGCACGACCACGTCGAGGAACTCATCGACGCGATCCGCGACGCCGGCTACGAGGTCGAGGTCCTGGTCTGA
- a CDS encoding DUF5611 family protein → MKEYKMRRGEYLEERIPDLEGTVEDTFGTITGTEEFKGSDLFVVGEPDNPVFERIVVGAVEYGSKKDKIAVKFVERDPTELSPDELEAAEEAVSAKNEFLLDATGRDAKARRDSLKRSVEDDPDHDVDA, encoded by the coding sequence ATGAAGGAGTACAAGATGCGTCGTGGCGAGTACCTCGAGGAACGCATCCCGGACCTCGAAGGAACCGTCGAGGACACCTTCGGCACGATCACCGGCACGGAGGAGTTCAAGGGCAGCGACCTGTTCGTCGTCGGCGAACCCGACAACCCCGTGTTCGAACGCATCGTCGTCGGCGCCGTCGAGTACGGCTCGAAGAAGGACAAGATCGCCGTGAAGTTCGTGGAGCGCGACCCGACGGAACTCTCCCCCGACGAACTCGAGGCCGCCGAGGAGGCCGTCTCCGCGAAGAACGAGTTCCTCCTCGACGCCACGGGCCGGGACGCGAAGGCGCGTCGCGACTCCCTGAAGCGCTCCGTCGAGGACGACCCCGACCACGACGTCGACGCCTGA